One genomic window of Rhodospirillaceae bacterium includes the following:
- a CDS encoding strawberry notch C-terminal domain-containing protein: LAETAAFMDGEKRILVFSMAGGTGRSYHADLSCANTERRVHYLLEPGWRADQAIQGLGRTNRTHQASAPLFRPVTTDVKGERRFIATIARRLDSLGAITRGQRDSQTAMGGNDAALFRESDNLESLYAKAALRQFYSALWRGSIEGWTIERFQESTGLKIVHEGGLKDDLPPMPKFLNRLLALPIAEQNQLFSELESRIAANIEQAIEAGSYEVGVETVVADSLVIAGRETLYEHPGAGVATELVEIVRRDPPNPTDADHALHLATLYRETDGKPRLVVNARSKRAAVVLPAALRTLEDGGLQERVRLLRPAGADTMAAAEFDASRWRPADETAWRALWDAEIAGLPAFVESRFWLATGLLLPVWDRLPAENMRVRRLTSDDGHSLIGRVLVAEQVRAVRANFGLDGGPAMTAPEAFAAVMERGNALDLANGWRLARRRLMGANRVEIEGPADTDLPALRRMGCTVEIVSFRARIFAPNAGAMERLLERWPLAA, from the coding sequence CTCGCCGAGACCGCCGCCTTCATGGACGGCGAGAAGCGCATCCTGGTGTTCTCGATGGCCGGCGGCACGGGCAGGAGCTACCACGCCGACCTCTCCTGCGCGAACACCGAGCGGCGCGTCCACTACCTGCTGGAACCCGGCTGGCGCGCCGACCAGGCGATCCAGGGGCTGGGCCGGACCAACCGGACGCACCAGGCGTCCGCTCCGCTGTTCCGGCCGGTGACCACGGACGTGAAGGGCGAGCGGCGCTTCATTGCCACCATTGCAAGGCGGCTCGACAGCCTGGGCGCCATCACGCGCGGCCAGCGGGATTCCCAGACCGCCATGGGCGGCAACGACGCGGCGCTGTTCCGCGAGAGCGACAACCTGGAGAGCCTCTATGCGAAGGCAGCCCTGCGCCAGTTCTACAGCGCGCTCTGGCGCGGCAGCATCGAGGGCTGGACCATCGAGCGCTTCCAGGAGTCGACCGGCCTGAAGATCGTCCACGAGGGCGGGCTCAAGGACGACCTGCCGCCGATGCCGAAGTTCCTCAACCGGCTCCTGGCCCTGCCCATCGCCGAGCAGAACCAGCTCTTCTCCGAGCTGGAGTCGCGTATCGCCGCCAACATCGAGCAGGCGATCGAGGCCGGCAGCTACGAGGTCGGGGTCGAGACCGTGGTCGCCGACTCGCTGGTCATCGCCGGGCGCGAGACGCTCTACGAACATCCCGGCGCCGGCGTTGCGACCGAGCTGGTCGAAATTGTCCGGCGCGATCCGCCGAACCCGACCGACGCCGATCACGCCCTCCATCTCGCTACGCTCTATCGCGAGACGGACGGCAAGCCCAGGCTCGTCGTCAACGCCCGGTCGAAGCGCGCCGCCGTGGTCCTGCCTGCAGCTTTGCGCACGCTGGAGGACGGCGGCCTCCAGGAGCGCGTCCGCCTGTTGCGGCCCGCAGGCGCCGACACCATGGCGGCGGCGGAGTTCGACGCTTCCCGCTGGCGGCCCGCCGACGAGACCGCATGGCGCGCGCTCTGGGACGCCGAGATCGCGGGCCTCCCGGCTTTCGTGGAGTCGCGCTTCTGGCTCGCCACCGGCCTGCTGCTGCCGGTCTGGGACCGACTGCCGGCCGAGAACATGCGGGTTCGACGCCTGACCTCGGATGATGGTCACAGTCTCATCGGCAGGGTGCTCGTCGCCGAGCAGGTGCGCGCGGTCCGAGCGAATTTCGGCCTCGACGGCGGCCCCGCCATGACCGCCCCGGAAGCCTTCGCGGCCGTCATGGAGCGCGGCAACGCGCTCGACCTCGCCAACGGCTGGCGGCTCGCGCGCCGGCGGCTGATGGGCGCCAACCGGGTCGAGATCGAGGGGCCGGCGGACACCGACCTGCCTGCGCTGCGGCGCATGGGCTGCACCGTCGAGATCGTATCCTTCCGCGCCCGGATATTCGCGCCCAATGCCGGCGCGATGGAGCGCCTCCTCGAGCGCTGGCCGCTCGCCGCCTGA
- a CDS encoding DUF6088 family protein, with amino-acid sequence MSTAKAVRAAIRKLPRGRPFTGAGFLEHGTRGAIDRALSRLAADGEIRRLAQGVFVRPKTSRFVGAVMPDIREVVETIARGNGETIQIHGAEAARRFRLTIQVPTAPVYHTSGSTRTIRVAGTAVRLVHTSNRRRLQFAGEPAGAAISALWYLGKDNVTPETVARIEAALGPAGFEKLRSADMPAWMAKAFAGAAREAEIDRRP; translated from the coding sequence ATGTCCACCGCGAAGGCCGTTCGAGCCGCCATACGGAAACTGCCCCGGGGCAGGCCCTTCACCGGCGCCGGCTTCCTGGAGCACGGCACCCGCGGCGCCATCGACCGCGCCCTTTCCCGCCTCGCCGCGGACGGCGAAATCCGGCGCCTTGCCCAGGGCGTCTTCGTCCGTCCGAAGACAAGCCGGTTCGTCGGCGCCGTCATGCCCGACATCCGCGAGGTGGTCGAGACCATTGCGCGCGGCAATGGCGAGACGATCCAGATCCACGGCGCCGAAGCCGCGAGGCGGTTCAGGCTCACCATCCAGGTGCCGACCGCGCCCGTGTACCATACCAGCGGCTCGACCCGCACGATCCGGGTCGCCGGCACCGCCGTCAGGCTGGTCCACACCTCGAACCGCCGCCGGCTGCAATTCGCGGGCGAGCCGGCCGGCGCCGCCATTTCCGCGCTATGGTATCTCGGCAAGGACAACGTGACGCCGGAAACGGTCGCCAGGATCGAAGCCGCCCTGGGACCGGCCGGGTTCGAGAAGCTGCGCTCCGCCGACATGCCGGCCTGGATGGCGAAGGCGTTCGCCGGCGCCGCCCGGGAAGCCGAGATCGACCGCCGGCCTTGA
- a CDS encoding excalibur calcium-binding domain-containing protein, with protein sequence MRRPSNRSRRERRPGAAAFLAGIAAGAILFEFAIAAAQTAGDSWRGLAVAPERRCTPYERRDYPYAQSLEAGIVASMGGRIYGPYTGRYFATVRQTDIEHIVAVSEAHDSGLCAAGPADRRRFASDPLNLTLAAPAVNRCGPAGKCGLDSGEWLPRKNRCWFAARVVAVKRKYRLTVDRREAAALERVLSSCRSTGMVFAARAPAPAPASPEARRPTAGETVDALRLYDDNRNGRITCAEARRHGIAPVPRVHPAYRFMHDRDGDGVVCE encoded by the coding sequence ATGCGCCGACCTTCGAACCGAAGCCGCCGAGAGCGCCGACCCGGCGCCGCCGCCTTCCTGGCCGGCATCGCCGCCGGCGCAATCCTTTTCGAATTCGCTATCGCTGCGGCCCAGACCGCCGGCGACAGCTGGCGCGGCCTCGCCGTCGCGCCGGAACGGCGCTGCACGCCCTACGAGCGCCGGGACTATCCCTATGCGCAGTCGCTAGAGGCCGGCATCGTGGCGTCGATGGGCGGGCGGATCTACGGGCCGTATACCGGGCGGTATTTCGCGACCGTGCGGCAGACCGACATCGAGCACATCGTCGCCGTCTCCGAGGCCCATGACAGCGGCCTCTGCGCCGCCGGACCGGCGGACCGCCGGCGCTTCGCATCCGACCCGCTCAACCTGACCCTCGCCGCACCCGCGGTGAACCGCTGCGGACCGGCCGGCAAGTGCGGCCTCGACTCCGGCGAGTGGCTTCCGCGGAAGAACCGCTGCTGGTTCGCCGCGCGCGTCGTCGCCGTCAAGCGCAAGTACCGCCTGACGGTCGACCGCCGGGAGGCCGCCGCGCTGGAGCGCGTGCTGTCGTCCTGCAGGTCTACCGGCATGGTGTTCGCAGCGCGTGCGCCGGCGCCGGCGCCCGCCAGTCCGGAAGCGCGACGACCGACGGCCGGCGAAACCGTCGATGCGCTGCGGCTTTACGACGACAACCGCAATGGCCGGATCACCTGCGCGGAGGCCCGCCGGCACGGCATCGCGCCGGTGCCGCGCGTCCATCCGGCCTACCGCTTCATGCACGACCGGGACGGCGACGGCGTTGTCTGCGAGTAG
- a CDS encoding DUF1778 domain-containing protein produces the protein MVQVNFRISDERLALTDRAAAIRGVTRTEFVLRSSEAVAIETLNERPAVLLDDEAWNAYTAALDAPVDLDPAVKQRYARRPQRDRQPLRRRSETVATSCSSPRV, from the coding sequence ATGGTCCAGGTCAACTTCCGCATCTCGGACGAGCGCCTCGCCCTCACCGACCGCGCAGCGGCGATCCGGGGCGTGACCCGGACCGAGTTCGTGCTGCGCTCCAGCGAGGCCGTGGCGATCGAGACCCTGAACGAGCGCCCGGCCGTCCTGCTCGACGACGAGGCCTGGAATGCCTATACCGCCGCGCTGGACGCGCCGGTCGACCTCGATCCCGCCGTCAAGCAACGTTACGCGCGCCGTCCGCAGCGGGACCGCCAGCCGCTCCGGCGCCGCTCGGAGACCGTCGCAACGTCCTGCAGTTCTCCCCGCGTCTGA